The Fusobacterium periodonticum 1_1_41FAA genome includes a window with the following:
- a CDS encoding GNAT family N-acetyltransferase translates to MNDIVHYEGNGFYIYDDNKEILARLEYKRNGNTLIFDHTVVSDKLKGQGIAGKLLDVAVDYARKNNFKVHPVCSYVVKKFESGNYDDIKI, encoded by the coding sequence ATGAATGATATAGTTCACTATGAAGGAAATGGTTTCTATATATATGATGATAATAAAGAAATCTTAGCAAGACTTGAATATAAAAGAAATGGAAATACTTTAATTTTTGATCATACAGTTGTTTCAGATAAACTAAAAGGTCAAGGTATAGCAGGAAAGCTTTTAGATGTTGCTGTAGACTATGCTAGAAAAAATAATTTTAAAGTTCATCCTGTTTGCTCTTATGTAGTAAAGAAATTTGAAAGTGGAAATTATGATGATATAAAAATCTAA
- the epsC gene encoding serine O-acetyltransferase EpsC, giving the protein MNIFKWLKDEFLNIQEKDPAVKSKLEIILYASFHAVLYHKLAHFLYKCKLYFLARLISQIARFLTGIEIHPGATLGRRVFFDHGMGIVIGETAIVGDDCVIFHGVTLGGLSSKRPNQTNSSKRHPTIKNNVMLGAGAKLLGDITIGENVKVGANAVVLTDVPDNAIAVGIPARIIVKE; this is encoded by the coding sequence GTGAATATTTTTAAATGGTTAAAAGATGAATTTTTAAACATACAAGAGAAAGATCCAGCAGTAAAAAGTAAATTGGAAATAATATTATATGCTTCTTTTCATGCTGTATTATACCATAAATTAGCTCACTTTCTTTATAAATGTAAATTATACTTCTTAGCTAGACTTATATCACAAATAGCAAGATTTTTAACAGGAATTGAAATACATCCAGGAGCAACATTAGGAAGAAGAGTGTTCTTTGATCATGGAATGGGAATAGTAATAGGTGAAACAGCTATCGTAGGAGATGACTGTGTAATATTTCATGGAGTTACTTTAGGTGGACTTAGTTCAAAAAGACCTAATCAAACAAATAGTAGCAAGAGACATCCTACTATAAAAAATAATGTTATGCTTGGAGCAGGAGCAAAACTTTTAGGAGATATAACTATAGGTGAAAATGTAAAAGTTGGAGCTAATGCAGTTGTTTTAACAGATGTACCTGATAATGCTATAGCAGTAGGAATTCCTGCTAGAATTATTGTCAAAGAGTAG